Genomic window (Paenibacillus sp. 37):
GTACTAACAGGTACAAAAAGTAAGGTGCGCCAATCGCAGCAACCACTACACCTGCCGGAATGGCGTTAGGCTGAAAGATCGTTCGCCCGACCGTGTCGGCGGTCACCAGAATAACCATGCCGATGAGCCCGACAGCAGGGATCAAATGCCGATGCATCGGACCAACAAGCCTACGCGCCAGATGTGGTGCGGCCAGACCGATAAAGCCGATCCCACCAGCCATCGATACACTTACGGCAGACAAAGCCACGGCACAGAGCAGCAAAATCACACGCTGGGATCGGACAGGTGTCCCGATACTGGTTGCGGCAGCATCTCCAAGATTGAAGGCATCGAGTGTTTTGGATCGACTCCAAATGTACGAGATACATAGCACCACCCAGGGAAGCAAAGCTTGCACATGAATCCAATCCCGGCCCCAGACGCTTCCTGCGAGCCAGCGAGCGGCAAAGGAATAAGTGTCTTCATCCAGACGCAGGGATAGATAGAGTGTTAACGCATGGAACCCGGCCGCTACCGCAATTCCCACCAAAATCAGCTTAATGGGTGATACGCCGTTATGGCGATCATAAGACAACAGCATGATGATCAGGGCGGCGGCAACACTGCCTGCAAAAGCGAACAACGGAATCAGCAAGGCCACAGAGCCATCCATCGTAAAGGAGAGACTAACAAACACCATTAGTCCAAATGCTGCCCCTGCATGTAATCCCAGAATGCCCGGGTCCG
Coding sequences:
- a CDS encoding FecCD family ABC transporter permease, translating into MNFNTPSRGKRSIIVSITLLCIAIAVIVISLNTGTIRLSPAAVFQTLLGNGSSDDQIVLFDYRLPRILVTVLAGAGLGIAGAALQGITRNPLADPGILGLHAGAAFGLMVFVSLSFTMDGSVALLIPLFAFAGSVAAALIIMLLSYDRHNGVSPIKLILVGIAVAAGFHALTLYLSLRLDEDTYSFAARWLAGSVWGRDWIHVQALLPWVVLCISYIWSRSKTLDAFNLGDAAATSIGTPVRSQRVILLLCAVALSAVSVSMAGGIGFIGLAAPHLARRLVGPMHRHLIPAVGLIGMVILVTADTVGRTIFQPNAIPAGVVVAAIGAPYFLYLLVRSK